A genomic window from Thermococcus nautili includes:
- a CDS encoding saccharopine dehydrogenase family protein encodes MKVLVLGAGNVGRAIAWDLRDEFDVHVADLSEERLKAVSEFATSLKLDASRFDKLVEAMKGFELVIGALPGRFGYSSIKAAIKAGVDMVDVSFMPENPFELREEAENAQVTVIFDAGFAPGLSHILMGRIWNELDDMSEGYIYVGGLPKEPKPPLYYRITWSPKDLIEEYTRPARVIRDGEVKGIDPLSEVKTVEIEGFTFEVFLSDGLRSLLESVRVERLEEWTLRWPGHLEKMKVLRELGFFKEEHVDKTLEVITPLMTYESPDFSIMRVIGSEPGRTISYTLYDEEREFTSMARVTGYTASAIARLVAEGSCIFGVIPPEILGMRIDTFRRILDDLEERGIRPRREENASPGDS; translated from the coding sequence ATGAAGGTTCTCGTTCTCGGCGCCGGAAACGTTGGAAGGGCCATAGCGTGGGATTTGAGGGACGAGTTTGACGTCCACGTCGCAGACTTAAGCGAGGAGAGGCTGAAGGCCGTCTCTGAGTTCGCCACGTCGCTCAAGCTCGATGCTTCCCGCTTCGACAAGCTCGTCGAGGCAATGAAAGGATTTGAGCTTGTTATTGGCGCACTGCCCGGTCGCTTCGGATATTCATCAATCAAAGCCGCGATAAAGGCCGGCGTTGACATGGTGGACGTCTCATTTATGCCTGAAAACCCCTTTGAACTCCGTGAGGAAGCTGAAAACGCACAGGTTACGGTGATATTCGATGCGGGCTTCGCCCCCGGGCTGAGCCACATTCTGATGGGCAGAATTTGGAACGAGCTTGACGACATGAGCGAGGGGTACATCTACGTTGGAGGCCTTCCGAAGGAGCCGAAACCGCCACTTTATTACAGAATTACATGGTCACCTAAGGATTTAATTGAAGAGTATACCCGGCCGGCGCGGGTTATACGGGACGGCGAAGTTAAGGGGATAGACCCGCTCTCGGAGGTTAAGACCGTTGAAATAGAGGGCTTCACCTTCGAGGTTTTTCTGAGCGACGGCCTGAGGAGCCTGCTTGAGAGCGTGAGGGTCGAGAGACTTGAGGAGTGGACGCTCCGCTGGCCGGGACACCTTGAGAAGATGAAAGTTTTAAGGGAGCTTGGGTTCTTCAAGGAGGAACACGTTGACAAGACGCTCGAGGTTATAACCCCGCTGATGACCTATGAGAGTCCGGACTTCTCGATTATGAGGGTTATCGGAAGCGAGCCCGGAAGGACGATAAGCTACACCCTCTACGATGAGGAGAGAGAATTCACCTCGATGGCGCGCGTAACGGGTTACACCGCCTCCGCCATAGCGAGGCTCGTGGCAGAAGGTAGTTGCATCTTCGGCGTCATTCCGCCCGAGATTCTCGGCATGCGCATAGACACCTTCAGGAGAATTCTCGACGACCTTGAGGAGAGGGGAATAAGGCCGAGGAGGGAGGAGAATGCTTCACCTGGTGATAGCTGA
- a CDS encoding HIT family protein, translating to MKVLWAPWRIEYIRSPKHDGCIFCDFPKENRDKERLILYRGKHAFVIMNNYPYNPGHVMVAPYRHVANWEELTDEELLEIMKLTQLMIRAIKKAMNPDGFNLGVNLGRVAGAGIDSHVHLHIVPRWNGDTNFMPVIADTKVIPESLEEAYDELKRAIEEVEREV from the coding sequence ATGAAGGTCCTGTGGGCACCGTGGAGAATCGAGTACATACGCTCACCCAAGCACGATGGCTGTATCTTCTGCGACTTCCCGAAGGAGAACCGGGACAAGGAGAGGCTAATCCTCTACCGCGGAAAGCACGCCTTCGTCATAATGAACAACTACCCATACAACCCCGGCCACGTGATGGTCGCTCCCTACCGGCACGTCGCCAACTGGGAGGAGCTGACCGATGAGGAGTTGCTCGAAATTATGAAGCTCACCCAGCTCATGATTAGGGCGATAAAGAAGGCCATGAACCCGGACGGCTTCAACCTCGGCGTGAACCTCGGCAGGGTTGCCGGTGCGGGAATAGACAGCCACGTTCACCTTCACATAGTCCCGCGCTGGAACGGCGATACGAACTTCATGCCTGTAATAGCGGACACCAAGGTCATCCCCGAATCGCTTGAGGAGGCCTACGACGAGCTCAAGAGGGCCATAGAGGAAGTCGAGAGGGAAGTTTGA
- a CDS encoding 2,3-bisphosphoglycerate-independent phosphoglycerate mutase, whose translation MKKRKGLLIILDGLGDRPIKEFGGKTPLEYAKTPNMDKLAKLGILGQQDPIKPGQPAGSDTAHLSIFGYDPYKVYRGRGFLEALGVGLDLDEDDLAFRVNFATIENGIIVDRRAGRISTEEAHELAKAIQEKVKLPVDFIFVGATGHRAVLVLKGMAKGYRVGENDPHEAGKPPHRFTWEDEESKKVAEILEEFVRQAHEVLEKHPINERRRKEGKPPANYLLIRGAGTYPNIPMKFTEQWKVRAGAVIAVSLVKGVARAIGFDVYTPEGATGEYNTDEMAKAKKTVELLKEYDFVFLHFKPTDAAGHDNNPKLKAEMIEKADRMIGYIIEHVDLEDVVIAITGDHSTPCEVMNHSGDPVPVLIAGGGVRPDHTESFGERECMRGGLGRIRGHDIVPIMMDLMNRSEKFGA comes from the coding sequence ATGAAGAAGAGGAAGGGACTTCTCATAATCCTCGACGGCCTCGGCGACAGACCGATTAAAGAGTTTGGAGGAAAGACCCCGCTGGAGTACGCGAAAACCCCGAACATGGACAAGCTTGCGAAACTTGGAATCCTCGGCCAGCAGGACCCGATAAAGCCCGGCCAGCCAGCTGGTAGCGACACGGCCCATTTGAGCATCTTCGGCTACGACCCCTACAAGGTCTACCGCGGAAGGGGCTTCCTTGAGGCCCTCGGCGTCGGGTTGGATTTGGATGAGGACGATTTGGCGTTTAGGGTTAACTTCGCAACAATCGAGAACGGGATAATCGTTGACAGAAGGGCGGGAAGGATAAGCACCGAGGAAGCCCACGAGCTCGCGAAGGCGATTCAGGAGAAGGTGAAGCTCCCGGTTGACTTCATCTTCGTTGGGGCCACCGGTCACAGGGCGGTCTTGGTTCTCAAGGGTATGGCCAAGGGCTACCGTGTCGGCGAGAACGACCCCCACGAGGCTGGAAAGCCCCCCCACAGGTTCACCTGGGAGGACGAGGAGAGCAAGAAGGTCGCGGAAATCCTTGAGGAGTTCGTCAGGCAGGCCCACGAGGTTCTTGAGAAGCACCCAATCAACGAGAGGCGCAGGAAGGAGGGCAAGCCCCCGGCCAATTACCTCCTGATAAGGGGAGCCGGAACCTACCCGAACATTCCGATGAAGTTCACCGAGCAGTGGAAGGTCAGGGCAGGAGCCGTCATAGCGGTCTCACTCGTCAAGGGCGTTGCGAGGGCGATAGGCTTCGACGTTTACACGCCGGAGGGTGCAACCGGTGAGTACAACACCGACGAGATGGCTAAAGCAAAGAAGACCGTCGAACTGCTCAAGGAGTACGACTTCGTGTTCCTCCACTTCAAGCCGACCGATGCTGCCGGCCACGACAACAACCCGAAGCTCAAGGCTGAGATGATTGAGAAGGCCGACAGGATGATAGGTTACATCATCGAGCACGTTGACCTCGAGGACGTGGTCATAGCAATAACCGGCGACCACAGCACGCCATGCGAGGTCATGAACCACAGCGGGGACCCCGTTCCGGTTCTCATAGCCGGCGGTGGCGTCAGGCCAGACCACACCGAGAGCTTCGGCGAGCGCGAGTGCATGCGTGGCGGACTCGGCAGGATAAGGGGCCACGACATAGTGCCGATAATGATGGACCTCATGAACCGCTCCGAGAAGTTCGGAGCTTAA
- a CDS encoding NOL1/NOP2/sun family putative RNA methylase, translating to MLEKLFSLGYSKTFAERYYELWGERALAIAEAMERPLPRCFRVNTLRIEVPKLTKLLNKKGFQFKRVPWAREGFCLTREPFSITSTPEYLSGLLYIQEASSMYPPVALEPKPGETVADMASAPGGKTSYLAQLMENEGIIYAFDVGEDRLKETRLNLSRLGVTNTVLFHRSSLYIDELGVEFDKILLDAPCTGSGTIHKNPERKANRTMEDVKFCQNLQMKMLEKALSVLRKGGILVYSTCSLEPEENEFVIQWVLDNFDVELLPLRYGEPALTKPFGIELSEEIKKARRFYPDRHGTSGFFVAKLRKL from the coding sequence ATGCTCGAAAAGCTCTTCAGCCTCGGTTACTCCAAAACCTTCGCGGAGCGCTATTACGAGCTCTGGGGTGAGAGGGCCTTAGCTATCGCCGAGGCCATGGAAAGGCCCCTGCCGAGGTGCTTCCGCGTAAACACCCTACGAATAGAGGTTCCTAAGCTCACCAAGCTCCTCAACAAGAAGGGCTTTCAGTTTAAGAGGGTCCCCTGGGCGAGGGAGGGCTTCTGCCTGACGAGAGAACCCTTCTCAATTACCTCCACGCCCGAGTATCTGAGCGGTCTCCTCTACATCCAGGAGGCCAGCTCGATGTATCCGCCGGTTGCCCTCGAACCAAAGCCCGGTGAAACCGTTGCGGACATGGCCTCCGCCCCGGGCGGAAAGACGAGCTATTTGGCCCAGCTGATGGAAAACGAGGGCATTATCTACGCCTTCGACGTCGGTGAGGACAGGCTGAAGGAGACCCGCTTAAACCTCTCGCGCCTCGGCGTTACGAACACCGTTCTCTTCCACCGCTCTTCGCTCTACATAGACGAGCTCGGCGTTGAGTTTGACAAAATCCTCCTCGATGCACCGTGCACCGGCTCGGGGACGATACACAAGAACCCCGAGCGGAAAGCTAACAGGACGATGGAAGATGTTAAGTTCTGCCAGAACCTCCAGATGAAAATGCTTGAGAAGGCCTTGAGCGTCCTCAGGAAGGGCGGAATTCTGGTCTACTCCACCTGCTCGCTCGAGCCGGAGGAGAACGAGTTCGTAATCCAGTGGGTTCTCGATAACTTTGACGTCGAGCTGCTTCCCCTCCGCTACGGCGAACCTGCCTTAACGAAGCCCTTCGGAATCGAGCTGAGCGAGGAAATAAAGAAGGCGAGGCGCTTTTACCCCGACAGACACGGGACGAGCGGTTTCTTCGTCGCGAAGCTCAGGAAGCTTTAG
- a CDS encoding sodium:calcium antiporter — MLEFAVWTLSIVIGIAILVLAGDRLSDKIIEVARKAGISPLVISIVLVSLSTTLPEITTSALASYQGVNGIALGNALGSIFANIALILGLASMIRPLKAGKSAYENSLVMLASLVFLILLSLDGTLSRLDGLLLLLAYAVYLRWLLKKHARSEVDWEPSGNVTALDYVLLIVLGLFLVGGAEAVVFGGKNIAQALGISDFVIGATVVAIGTSLPEMTNALYGAIRERGSISVGNIIGANIMNALVVLGIASVIRPIQTGASVLTILLVLFAMIPMIVSLKRTGGIDRRVGAYFLVLYVVYLVLIFSGVEL; from the coding sequence ATGCTTGAGTTCGCAGTATGGACGCTCTCAATAGTCATCGGAATAGCGATTCTCGTGCTTGCAGGGGACAGGCTGTCCGATAAGATAATCGAGGTCGCGAGGAAGGCCGGAATCTCGCCCCTCGTCATAAGCATTGTCCTCGTGAGCCTTTCAACCACGTTGCCGGAGATAACGACGAGTGCCCTCGCAAGCTACCAGGGCGTCAACGGAATAGCCCTTGGAAACGCCCTCGGGAGCATATTCGCCAACATCGCCCTAATCCTAGGTCTCGCTTCGATGATTAGGCCCCTGAAAGCGGGTAAATCGGCCTACGAGAACTCCCTCGTCATGCTCGCTTCCCTCGTCTTCCTAATCCTCCTCTCCCTCGACGGCACCCTCAGCCGGCTCGACGGACTTCTACTCCTCCTTGCCTACGCGGTTTACCTCCGCTGGCTCCTCAAGAAGCACGCGAGGAGCGAGGTCGACTGGGAGCCAAGCGGAAACGTTACGGCCCTCGACTACGTTCTCCTAATCGTCCTCGGCCTCTTCCTCGTCGGCGGTGCCGAGGCTGTAGTCTTCGGTGGCAAGAACATCGCCCAGGCCCTTGGAATCTCGGACTTCGTGATAGGGGCGACCGTCGTCGCAATCGGAACGTCCCTCCCCGAGATGACCAACGCCCTCTACGGGGCAATAAGGGAGCGCGGGAGCATAAGCGTCGGCAACATAATCGGCGCCAACATAATGAACGCCCTCGTCGTCCTTGGAATAGCCTCCGTAATAAGGCCCATCCAGACCGGGGCTTCCGTGCTGACAATCCTCCTCGTGCTCTTCGCCATGATTCCGATGATAGTTTCGCTGAAGAGAACCGGCGGGATAGACAGGCGCGTCGGGGCGTACTTCCTCGTCCTCTACGTCGTCTACCTCGTCCTGATTTTCTCGGGCGTGGAACTGTAA
- the thyX gene encoding FAD-dependent thymidylate synthase, whose product MSGIRVRLVNYTKKPLETVTWSALISYWDEWESEAFERTTEKDVEMHLPRVLGYGHESILEHAVLTFSIEGCSRVCSHQLVRHRIASYTQQSQRYIKLNPNDVEETFVIPESIKEKPELYEKWKKLMREAIELYEESYKAGIHQEDARFILPQAVRTKIVVTMNLRELKHFFGLRLCERAQWEIREVAWKMLEEIARNDELRPIIRWAKLGPRCIQLGYCPERELMPPGCWKRTKERWEKVANGE is encoded by the coding sequence ATGAGTGGAATCAGGGTCAGGCTCGTCAATTATACGAAAAAGCCCCTTGAAACCGTCACATGGTCGGCCCTCATAAGCTACTGGGACGAATGGGAGAGCGAGGCCTTCGAGCGAACCACCGAGAAGGATGTTGAGATGCACCTCCCGAGGGTTCTCGGCTACGGCCACGAGTCAATACTTGAACACGCGGTCCTGACGTTCTCGATTGAGGGCTGTTCTCGTGTTTGTTCGCATCAACTTGTCCGTCATAGAATAGCAAGTTATACCCAACAGTCACAAAGATACATAAAACTAAACCCAAATGATGTTGAAGAGACCTTTGTAATCCCCGAGAGCATCAAGGAGAAACCGGAGCTTTACGAAAAATGGAAAAAGCTGATGCGCGAAGCCATCGAGCTCTACGAGGAGAGCTACAAAGCTGGAATTCATCAGGAGGACGCGCGCTTCATTCTCCCCCAGGCGGTGCGGACGAAGATAGTGGTAACGATGAACCTGCGCGAGCTGAAGCACTTCTTTGGCCTCAGGCTCTGCGAGAGGGCTCAATGGGAGATTCGCGAAGTGGCCTGGAAGATGCTGGAGGAGATTGCCAGAAACGACGAGCTCAGACCGATTATAAGGTGGGCAAAGCTCGGGCCGCGCTGCATTCAGCTCGGCTACTGCCCGGAGAGGGAACTCATGCCACCGGGTTGCTGGAAGAGGACGAAAGAAAGGTGGGAAAAAGTTGCAAACGGCGAGTGA
- a CDS encoding DUF2202 domain-containing protein: MRKMWFGLGLIALLIGMTLGGVAAWRGQPGPNPYASQSTQTAPMLKGTLTTYYAPLSEDEINGLLYMVEEEKLARDVYLTLYNETGLPIFNNIAQSEQTHMDMVLGLIEKYNLTAPDTLNQVGVFQNEELQALYDQLVQMGSQSTEDALKVGALIEETDIKDLEDWIAKTDNDDIKTVYSNLMAGSENHLRAFVGQLEAMGVNYTAQVLPQDQVDEILSSAPAHGMGGMGGMGHGHGAMGGQMKAAQDGGITNTITNAFAHAWKWMRGFLGRFGI; the protein is encoded by the coding sequence ATGAGAAAGATGTGGTTTGGATTGGGGCTGATTGCCCTGTTAATAGGAATGACCCTGGGAGGAGTCGCGGCGTGGCGCGGTCAGCCGGGACCCAACCCCTACGCGAGCCAGAGCACCCAGACGGCACCCATGCTCAAGGGCACGCTAACCACTTACTACGCACCCCTGAGCGAGGACGAGATTAACGGCCTGCTCTACATGGTTGAAGAGGAGAAGCTTGCCAGGGACGTTTACCTGACGCTCTACAACGAGACCGGCCTTCCGATATTCAACAACATAGCCCAGAGCGAGCAGACCCATATGGACATGGTGCTCGGCCTCATAGAGAAGTACAACCTGACCGCCCCGGACACGCTCAACCAGGTAGGAGTCTTCCAGAACGAGGAGCTTCAGGCGCTCTACGACCAGCTCGTCCAGATGGGAAGCCAGAGCACCGAGGACGCCCTTAAGGTCGGTGCCCTCATCGAGGAGACCGACATAAAGGACCTCGAGGACTGGATTGCCAAGACCGACAACGATGACATCAAGACCGTCTACAGCAACCTCATGGCCGGCAGTGAGAACCACCTCAGGGCCTTCGTCGGCCAGCTCGAGGCGATGGGCGTGAACTACACCGCCCAGGTGCTTCCGCAGGACCAGGTTGACGAGATACTAAGCTCCGCACCGGCCCACGGAATGGGCGGTATGGGCGGTATGGGCCACGGCCACGGCGCCATGGGTGGTCAGATGAAGGCCGCCCAGGACGGCGGTATAACCAACACCATCACCAACGCCTTCGCCCACGCCTGGAAGTGGATGAGGGGATTCCTTGGAAGGTTCGGCATCTGA
- a CDS encoding TRAM domain-containing protein has protein sequence MERKSLPSRKPPVKRGERYKVRIEGLGKGGDGIARIKGFVIFVPNTEVGEEVQIEIKSVKERFAFGEVVG, from the coding sequence TTGGAGCGGAAAAGCCTTCCCTCCAGGAAGCCCCCTGTAAAGAGGGGCGAGCGCTACAAGGTTCGGATTGAAGGCCTCGGGAAGGGCGGAGACGGCATCGCCCGGATTAAGGGCTTCGTGATTTTTGTGCCGAACACCGAGGTTGGAGAAGAGGTTCAGATTGAGATAAAAAGTGTGAAGGAACGCTTTGCCTTCGGGGAGGTCGTTGGCTGA
- a CDS encoding sodium-dependent transporter produces the protein MRKVNVMMALLITGYILGVWSFLVVPKYYMVFGLKGFLISLVPAVVALFLAYNEAQSTKKTRYLIYELLFKVARVPAVIFTLLMFLLVILGVTAYASGWGLVYLFGGNTEYTVPLAILTILLAALLLMLAKGRTLEFISGISVLMILFTIVSTLLIRSKAMSVVTSEQAKYYMNQAVSSITSFSQPLTFEGVIMLLASVIVAFGLGAGVYYVLGSFAPEDLDFRRVLIGVFFLQIVLSFAAAYTMAYSLGPAFQAFEKSVHNPNLSVEETYKMYSQFRALQAYATNSTTPLPQSIKVFYFIPQIIKGNVPGASAITLLLVLSFYFAGLTTIIVLLEMGTQMISEVMQLGRTKGLAGVSIVGILISIVMTLGSAKTMFFAVPFSVGAIIALIEAYPVLKSDLASKKGIVSISMAFLAFVGISTLYYAFKSSSDAVKLGAVLGLVLLVPLLMNGVLLKSRR, from the coding sequence ATGAGGAAGGTAAACGTGATGATGGCCCTGCTTATTACGGGCTATATCCTCGGTGTGTGGAGCTTTCTAGTGGTTCCAAAGTACTACATGGTCTTTGGTCTCAAGGGATTCCTGATTTCGCTGGTTCCGGCTGTCGTTGCGCTGTTCCTGGCATACAATGAGGCTCAAAGCACCAAGAAGACAAGGTACCTCATCTACGAGCTCCTCTTCAAAGTTGCGAGGGTTCCGGCTGTTATATTCACGCTACTGATGTTCCTGCTTGTAATCCTTGGTGTCACCGCTTACGCCTCGGGCTGGGGTCTTGTGTATCTCTTTGGAGGCAACACCGAGTACACGGTTCCCCTGGCCATTCTAACAATACTCCTCGCGGCACTTCTCCTCATGCTCGCTAAGGGCAGAACCCTTGAGTTCATATCTGGAATATCAGTCCTCATGATTCTGTTCACCATTGTTTCAACACTCCTCATCAGGAGCAAGGCCATGAGCGTCGTCACATCCGAGCAGGCGAAGTATTACATGAACCAGGCTGTTTCGAGCATAACCTCCTTCAGCCAGCCACTCACCTTTGAGGGCGTCATTATGCTCCTTGCTTCGGTTATTGTAGCCTTCGGTCTTGGTGCTGGAGTCTACTACGTTCTCGGCAGTTTTGCTCCCGAAGACCTTGATTTCAGGCGCGTTCTAATAGGGGTGTTCTTCCTTCAGATAGTCCTCAGCTTCGCCGCCGCTTACACAATGGCGTACTCCCTCGGCCCCGCGTTCCAGGCCTTTGAGAAGAGTGTTCACAACCCCAACCTTAGCGTCGAAGAGACCTACAAGATGTACTCCCAGTTCAGAGCCCTTCAGGCCTACGCCACCAACAGCACGACCCCACTTCCGCAGTCAATCAAGGTGTTCTACTTCATCCCGCAGATTATCAAGGGCAACGTTCCAGGTGCAAGCGCCATAACGCTCTTGCTCGTCCTGTCGTTCTACTTCGCGGGTCTTACCACAATAATAGTCCTCCTTGAGATGGGAACCCAGATGATCTCTGAGGTTATGCAGCTCGGCAGAACAAAGGGACTCGCTGGCGTTTCAATAGTGGGCATATTGATTTCAATAGTTATGACACTGGGCTCTGCCAAGACCATGTTCTTCGCAGTTCCCTTCAGCGTTGGTGCGATAATAGCGCTGATTGAAGCATATCCCGTGCTGAAGTCGGACCTGGCCTCTAAGAAGGGCATTGTTTCGATTTCAATGGCTTTCCTGGCATTTGTGGGCATCTCTACACTCTACTACGCATTCAAGAGTTCAAGCGATGCCGTTAAGCTCGGCGCGGTGCTCGGACTCGTTCTCCTGGTGCCCCTCCTGATGAACGGGGTGCTCCTGAAGAGCCGCCGCTGA
- the argF gene encoding ornithine carbamoyltransferase has protein sequence MVVSLAGRDVLCLQDFTREEIETILKTAEMMKIWNKIGKPHRVLEGKTLAMIFQKPSTRTRISFEVGIYQLGGYGLYLNANDLQLRRGETIADTARVLSRYVDGIMARVFDHKDVEDLAKYASVPVINGLSDFSHPCQALADYQTILEKKGRIQGLKIVYVGDGNNVAHSLMIAGTKLGAHVVVATPEGYEPDERVIKWAEQNASESGGSFELLHDPVQAVKDADVIYTDVWASMGQEAEAEERRKIFQPFQVNKELVKHAKPDYIFMHCLPAHRGEEVTDDVIDSPNSVVFDQAENRLHAQKAVMALVMGGIKV, from the coding sequence ATGGTGGTTAGCCTTGCCGGAAGGGACGTTCTCTGCCTCCAGGACTTCACGAGGGAGGAGATTGAGACTATTCTCAAGACCGCCGAGATGATGAAGATTTGGAACAAGATTGGAAAGCCCCACCGCGTTCTCGAGGGCAAAACGCTCGCCATGATTTTCCAGAAGCCCTCGACCAGGACAAGGATTTCCTTCGAGGTTGGAATCTACCAGCTCGGCGGCTACGGCCTCTACCTCAACGCCAATGACCTTCAGCTCAGGCGTGGTGAGACCATCGCCGACACCGCGCGCGTCCTCAGCAGGTACGTCGACGGAATAATGGCGAGGGTCTTTGACCACAAGGACGTTGAGGACCTCGCCAAGTACGCGAGCGTCCCTGTCATCAACGGTCTGTCCGACTTCTCCCACCCGTGCCAGGCCTTAGCTGACTACCAGACCATACTCGAGAAGAAGGGCAGGATTCAGGGCCTCAAGATAGTCTACGTCGGTGACGGAAACAACGTTGCTCACTCACTTATGATAGCCGGAACCAAGCTTGGAGCCCACGTCGTCGTTGCAACTCCCGAAGGCTACGAGCCCGACGAGAGGGTCATCAAGTGGGCCGAGCAGAACGCATCGGAGAGCGGTGGAAGCTTCGAGCTCCTCCACGACCCAGTTCAGGCCGTCAAGGACGCGGACGTCATTTACACCGACGTCTGGGCGAGCATGGGCCAGGAAGCCGAGGCCGAGGAGAGAAGGAAGATATTCCAGCCGTTCCAGGTCAACAAGGAGCTCGTCAAGCACGCCAAGCCCGACTACATCTTCATGCACTGCCTCCCCGCCCACAGGGGAGAGGAAGTTACCGACGACGTCATAGACAGCCCGAACAGCGTCGTCTTCGACCAGGCCGAGAACAGGCTCCACGCCCAGAAGGCCGTTATGGCCCTCGTCATGGGTGGAATAAAGGTTTGA
- a CDS encoding 16S rRNA methyltransferase, with protein MLHLVIADSELELVPKSIVEHPAVVNYARRRGKKPEEVILDSSYHHAALRKLEDGERRGRPDIVHICLLNALESIANKEGKLRVYVHTRNDEVIYIKPETRLPRNYNRFLGLMESLFKNGVVPKDLALLRIEKKTLGELVEEIGPDGVFVMHEEGELMKPRDFGKVLAGLEKPLVIVGGFPHGDFRSSVEGKKVSLYREPLMAWTIVNEVLVNFEAFLNF; from the coding sequence ATGCTTCACCTGGTGATAGCTGATTCCGAGCTTGAGCTCGTGCCAAAATCGATAGTGGAGCATCCAGCCGTTGTGAACTACGCAAGGAGGAGGGGCAAGAAGCCGGAGGAAGTGATACTTGACAGCAGTTACCACCACGCGGCGCTCAGGAAGCTCGAAGACGGTGAGAGGCGCGGAAGACCGGACATAGTGCACATCTGCCTCCTCAACGCTCTGGAGAGCATAGCCAACAAGGAGGGGAAGCTCCGCGTTTACGTCCACACGAGGAACGACGAGGTGATATACATAAAGCCAGAGACGAGGCTTCCAAGGAACTACAACCGCTTCCTGGGCTTAATGGAGAGCCTCTTCAAGAACGGGGTCGTTCCAAAGGATTTAGCTCTACTCCGCATCGAGAAGAAAACGCTGGGTGAGCTCGTGGAAGAAATAGGTCCCGACGGGGTCTTCGTGATGCACGAGGAAGGGGAGCTAATGAAGCCGAGGGACTTCGGAAAGGTTCTGGCGGGGCTGGAGAAACCGCTCGTAATCGTTGGCGGCTTCCCGCACGGGGACTTCAGGAGCTCCGTTGAGGGAAAAAAGGTTAGCCTCTACCGCGAGCCCCTGATGGCGTGGACTATCGTTAACGAGGTGCTGGTCAATTTTGAAGCGTTCCTGAACTTTTGA
- a CDS encoding metallophosphoesterase, giving the protein MLGFLRRRKLRKLRQKVNETLVMHIGDTPESVYLFIEGLIEEFQPDVIIHTGDLVDNVKLERRPDLKPAYEAGLRKLARVLKGSGAKLYIVPGNEDDPELLRQFFGENLVEPGSVVEIGGRTFALGHCWRDVADKDADFKLYGHNFKVISKGLNAVLGVNFIFLPSGRVVKVDYPVGTDTARGYRLRRGL; this is encoded by the coding sequence ATGCTCGGCTTCCTGAGGAGGAGAAAGCTTAGAAAGCTCAGGCAGAAGGTCAATGAAACCCTCGTCATGCACATAGGGGACACACCGGAGAGCGTTTACCTGTTCATCGAGGGCCTCATCGAGGAGTTTCAGCCGGATGTGATAATCCACACCGGCGACTTGGTGGACAACGTCAAGCTCGAACGGAGGCCCGACCTGAAGCCAGCCTACGAGGCCGGCCTGAGAAAGCTCGCGCGGGTTCTCAAGGGCTCCGGTGCCAAGCTTTACATCGTCCCGGGCAACGAAGACGACCCAGAACTCTTGAGGCAGTTCTTCGGGGAGAACCTGGTTGAGCCGGGAAGCGTCGTCGAGATTGGCGGGAGGACCTTCGCCCTCGGCCACTGCTGGAGGGATGTTGCCGATAAAGATGCAGACTTCAAGCTCTACGGCCACAACTTCAAGGTCATCTCGAAGGGGTTGAACGCTGTTCTCGGCGTCAACTTCATCTTCCTGCCGAGCGGGAGAGTTGTGAAGGTGGACTACCCCGTGGGAACCGACACCGCTCGCGGTTACAGGCTCAGGAGGGGGTTGTGA
- a CDS encoding translation initiation factor IF-5A has translation MGDKTKVQVSKLKPGRYIIIDGEPCRIVNITVSSPGKHGSAKARIEAVGIFDGKVRSIVKPTSAEVDVPIIDKRVGQVIAITPDTVQIMDMETYELYDVPFEGGVEDEVKDQLKEGITVEYWETLGRIQIKKVRGE, from the coding sequence ATGGGAGACAAGACCAAGGTTCAGGTCAGCAAGCTCAAGCCCGGAAGGTACATAATTATCGACGGAGAGCCCTGCAGGATTGTGAACATAACCGTTTCTTCCCCTGGAAAGCACGGTTCAGCCAAGGCCAGGATTGAGGCCGTTGGAATCTTCGACGGCAAGGTCAGGAGCATCGTCAAGCCGACCAGCGCTGAAGTTGACGTCCCTATTATCGACAAGCGCGTCGGCCAGGTTATAGCGATAACCCCCGATACTGTTCAGATTATGGACATGGAGACCTACGAGCTCTACGACGTTCCCTTCGAGGGCGGCGTCGAGGACGAGGTCAAGGACCAGCTCAAAGAGGGCATCACCGTCGAGTACTGGGAGACCCTCGGCAGGATTCAGATTAAGAAGGTCAGGGGCGAGTGA